The following coding sequences are from one Streptomyces venezuelae window:
- a CDS encoding TetR/AcrR family transcriptional regulator: MSVDRDQVLRSAAALLTRKATSTMDEVARAAGISRATLHRHFAGRDALVRALEELGLQECEAALVRARLDEDGAGDALRRLVKEIEPAAGLLAFLYTENQLFEGDAQNDGWSHIDDRLAALFRRGQENGEFRIDLTPVWLTEAFYGLIGSGAWAVQDGRVAAKDFSYMIAELLIGGAQRRVES, from the coding sequence ATGTCAGTCGATCGCGACCAGGTTCTGCGCAGCGCCGCCGCCCTGCTCACCCGCAAAGCCACCTCCACCATGGACGAGGTCGCCCGTGCCGCGGGCATCAGCAGGGCGACCCTCCACCGCCACTTCGCGGGCCGCGACGCGCTCGTGCGCGCCCTCGAAGAGCTCGGCCTCCAGGAGTGCGAGGCCGCGCTCGTCCGCGCCCGGCTCGACGAGGACGGCGCCGGGGACGCGCTGCGGCGCCTGGTGAAGGAGATCGAGCCCGCCGCGGGCCTGCTGGCCTTCCTCTACACCGAGAACCAGCTCTTCGAGGGCGACGCGCAGAACGACGGCTGGTCCCACATCGACGACCGGCTCGCCGCACTCTTCCGGCGCGGCCAGGAGAACGGCGAATTCCGGATCGACCTGACACCCGTCTGGCTCACCGAGGCGTTCTACGGCCTCATCGGCTCCGGCGCGTGGGCCGTCCAGGACGGCCGGGTGGCCGCCAAGGACTTCTCGTACATGATCGCCGAGCTGCTGATCGGCGGCGCACAGCGGAGAGTGGAATCATGA
- a CDS encoding aldo/keto reductase, whose product MPFARLAAATTPTAHLGLGLAAVGRPGYITLGRDTDLPHARTVEALRERTFELLDAAHASGVRYIDAARSYGRSEEFLGDWLAARPDVRDVVIGSKWGYTYTADWRTDAEGPHEVKDHSPAAYDRQRAETAELLGDRLDLYQVHSVTPESPALTDKELHARLAALAAEGVTVGLSVSGPEQAAAIRAALDVTVDGEPLFRTVQATYNILETSAGPALAEAHDAGLTVLVKEGLANGRLADPYAPTALREVAEETGLGCDAVALAVLLAEPWAGVVLSGAATSAQLVSNLHAAAVDLDAGQVERLVGLVQDPAAYWEGRARLPWN is encoded by the coding sequence ATGCCCTTCGCCAGGCTGGCTGCCGCCACGACCCCGACCGCGCACCTGGGGCTCGGTCTCGCCGCCGTCGGCAGGCCCGGTTACATCACGCTCGGCCGCGACACCGACCTGCCGCACGCGCGCACCGTCGAGGCCCTGCGCGAGCGCACCTTCGAACTCCTCGACGCCGCCCACGCGTCAGGGGTCCGCTACATCGACGCGGCCCGCTCGTACGGCCGCTCCGAGGAATTCCTCGGCGACTGGCTCGCGGCGCGGCCGGACGTCCGCGACGTCGTCATCGGCAGCAAGTGGGGCTACACGTACACGGCTGACTGGCGCACCGACGCCGAGGGCCCGCACGAGGTCAAGGACCACAGCCCGGCGGCGTACGACCGGCAGCGCGCCGAGACCGCCGAGCTCCTCGGCGACCGGCTCGACCTCTACCAGGTGCACTCCGTGACGCCCGAGAGCCCGGCGCTCACCGACAAGGAACTCCACGCCCGCCTCGCCGCGCTCGCGGCCGAGGGCGTCACCGTCGGCCTCTCCGTCAGCGGCCCCGAGCAGGCCGCCGCGATCCGCGCCGCCCTCGACGTGACCGTGGACGGCGAACCGCTCTTCCGCACCGTCCAGGCGACGTACAACATCCTGGAGACCTCCGCCGGGCCCGCGCTCGCCGAGGCCCACGACGCGGGCCTCACCGTGCTCGTCAAGGAAGGCCTGGCCAACGGCCGCCTCGCGGACCCGTACGCACCCACCGCGCTGCGCGAGGTCGCCGAGGAGACGGGCCTCGGCTGCGACGCGGTGGCGCTCGCCGTCCTCCTGGCAGAACCGTGGGCGGGCGTCGTCCTCTCCGGAGCGGCCACGTCGGCCCAGCTGGTCTCCAACCTGCACGCGGCAGCCGTCGACCTCGACGCGGGGCAGGTGGAGCGGCTCGTGGGACTGGTGCAGGACCCGGCGGCGTACTGGGAGGGGCGCGCGCGGCTGCCCTGGAACTGA
- the argH gene encoding argininosuccinate lyase, whose translation MSSNNGGDVRLWGGRFADGPAEALAKLSASVHFDWRLAPYDIAGSRAHARVLHTAGLLTEDELTAMLGGLDRLEADVADGSFVGTIADEDVHTALERGLLERLGPDLGGKLRAGRSRNDQVATLFRMYLRDHARIIGGLLADLQGALVGLAEAHPDVAMPGRTHLQHAQPVLFAHHVLAHVQSLSRDAERLRQWDSRTAVSPYGSGALAGSSLGLDPEAVAKDLGFEHGSSANSIDGTASRDFVAEFAFITAMIGVNLSRIAEEVIIWNTKEFSFVTLHDAFSTGSSIMPQKKNPDIAELARGKSGRLIGNLTGLMATLKALPLAYNRDLQEDKEPVFDSCDQLEILLPAFTGMMATLTVHRERMEELAPAGFSLATDIAEWLVRQGVPFRVAHEVAGECVKVAEAEGKELDELTDDQFATISEHLTPEVRTVLNVPGALASRNGRGGTAPSAVADQLADVKADLSIQKEWVGART comes from the coding sequence GTGAGCAGCAACAACGGCGGTGACGTCCGGCTCTGGGGCGGACGGTTCGCCGACGGACCCGCGGAGGCCCTCGCGAAGCTGTCGGCGTCGGTCCACTTCGACTGGCGCCTCGCCCCGTACGACATCGCCGGATCCCGCGCCCACGCGCGCGTTCTCCACACGGCGGGCCTGCTGACCGAGGACGAGCTGACCGCCATGCTGGGCGGGCTCGACCGCTTGGAGGCCGACGTCGCCGACGGCTCGTTCGTCGGCACCATCGCCGACGAGGACGTCCACACGGCCCTGGAGCGCGGCCTGCTGGAGCGGCTCGGCCCGGACCTCGGCGGCAAGCTGCGGGCAGGACGATCCCGCAACGACCAGGTGGCGACGCTCTTCCGGATGTATCTGCGCGACCACGCCCGGATCATCGGCGGCCTGCTCGCCGACCTCCAGGGCGCCCTCGTGGGCCTGGCCGAGGCACACCCCGACGTCGCCATGCCGGGCCGCACGCACCTGCAGCACGCCCAGCCGGTCCTCTTCGCGCACCACGTCCTCGCGCACGTCCAGTCCCTGTCCCGGGACGCGGAGCGGCTGCGGCAGTGGGACTCCCGGACGGCCGTGTCGCCGTACGGCTCCGGCGCGCTCGCGGGCTCCTCGCTCGGCCTCGACCCGGAGGCGGTCGCCAAGGACCTCGGCTTCGAGCACGGCTCGTCGGCCAACTCCATCGACGGGACGGCCTCCCGGGACTTCGTCGCCGAGTTCGCCTTCATCACCGCGATGATCGGCGTGAACCTCTCCCGGATCGCCGAGGAGGTCATCATCTGGAACACGAAGGAGTTCTCCTTCGTCACCCTCCACGACGCGTTCTCGACCGGCTCGTCGATCATGCCGCAGAAGAAGAACCCGGACATCGCCGAACTGGCGCGGGGCAAGTCCGGCCGCCTCATCGGCAACCTGACGGGCCTGATGGCGACCCTGAAGGCCCTCCCGCTCGCGTACAACCGCGACCTCCAGGAGGACAAGGAGCCGGTCTTCGACTCCTGCGACCAGCTGGAGATCCTGCTGCCCGCCTTCACCGGCATGATGGCGACGCTCACCGTCCACCGCGAGCGCATGGAGGAGCTGGCTCCGGCCGGCTTCTCGCTCGCCACCGACATCGCCGAGTGGCTCGTCAGGCAGGGCGTGCCGTTCCGTGTCGCGCACGAGGTCGCGGGCGAGTGCGTGAAGGTCGCCGAGGCCGAGGGCAAGGAGCTCGACGAGCTCACCGACGACCAGTTCGCGACGATCTCCGAGCACCTCACGCCCGAGGTGCGCACCGTCCTGAACGTGCCGGGTGCGCTCGCCTCCCGCAACGGCCGCGGCGGCACCGCCCCCTCCGCCGTCGCCGACCAGCTCGCCGACGTCAAGGCGGACCTGTCGATCCAGAAGGAGTGGGTGGGCGCCCGCACGTGA
- a CDS encoding pyridoxamine 5'-phosphate oxidase family protein codes for MGKTHDRIDGRLRTFIEEQPVFFTATAPLSGDGTINLSPKGLKGSFAVIDERTVAYLDFAGSNAETVAHLRENGRITLMWCAFQGPPNIVRVHGRGEPVFRDDPRFTDLLRHFPGIDPTPHGLRAIILVQADLIRDTCGYAVPFMTYDEDRDLHGKRFAREDDASLSAYFTKKDHIAQSIDGLPGLPLPLPPTPAQARPPV; via the coding sequence ATGGGAAAGACACACGACCGCATAGACGGCAGGCTCCGCACCTTCATCGAGGAACAGCCGGTGTTCTTCACGGCGACCGCGCCCCTCTCCGGCGACGGCACGATCAACCTCTCCCCCAAGGGCCTCAAGGGCTCCTTCGCGGTGATCGACGAACGGACCGTCGCCTACCTGGACTTCGCGGGCAGCAACGCCGAGACCGTCGCCCACCTGAGGGAGAACGGCCGCATCACGCTCATGTGGTGCGCGTTCCAGGGGCCGCCGAACATCGTGCGGGTGCACGGCCGCGGCGAGCCCGTCTTCCGCGACGACCCGCGCTTCACGGACCTCCTCCGCCACTTCCCCGGCATCGACCCGACACCGCACGGCCTGCGCGCGATCATCCTCGTGCAGGCCGATCTCATCCGCGACACCTGCGGATACGCCGTCCCCTTCATGACGTACGACGAGGACCGGGACCTGCACGGCAAGCGCTTCGCGCGCGAGGACGACGCGTCGCTCAGCGCGTACTTCACCAAGAAGGACCACATCGCGCAGAGCATCGACGGCCTCCCCGGACTCCCCCTCCCCCTGCCGCCCACCCCTGCGCAGGCCCGACCCCCGGTATAG
- a CDS encoding arginine repressor produces the protein MSQAQGNEHADHAGPAVPQTRTARHRRIVDILNRQPVRSQSQLAKLLADDGLTVTQATLSRDLDELNAVKIRNAEGDLIYAVPSEGGFRTPRAPLGESAKEERMRRLSAELLISAEASANLVVLRTPPGAAQFLASAIDQAELHDILGTIAGDDTLMLISREPAGGQALADHLLRLASNDH, from the coding sequence ATGAGCCAGGCGCAAGGCAACGAGCACGCCGACCACGCGGGTCCCGCCGTGCCGCAGACCCGCACCGCACGTCACCGCCGGATCGTGGACATCCTCAACCGGCAGCCGGTGCGCTCCCAGAGCCAGCTGGCGAAGCTGCTCGCCGACGACGGCCTGACGGTCACGCAGGCGACGCTCTCCCGCGACCTGGACGAGCTGAACGCGGTGAAGATCCGCAACGCCGAGGGCGACCTCATCTACGCGGTGCCGAGCGAGGGCGGTTTCCGCACCCCGCGCGCACCGCTGGGCGAGTCGGCCAAGGAGGAGAGGATGCGCCGCCTCTCCGCGGAGCTCCTCATCTCCGCGGAGGCCTCGGCCAACCTCGTCGTCCTGCGCACCCCACCGGGCGCCGCCCAGTTCCTGGCCTCCGCGATCGACCAGGCCGAACTCCACGACATCCTCGGCACGATCGCGGGCGACGACACGCTGATGCTGATCAGCAGGGAGCCGGCGGGGGGCCAGGCACTGGCGGACCACTTGCTGCGGCTGGCTTCGAACGACCACTAG
- a CDS encoding acetylornithine transaminase produces MSNQELTARWRDALMDNYGTPRLPLVRGAGTKLWDADGKEYLDFVGGIAVNALGHAHPAIVEAVSAQIGALGHVSNLFVAEPPVALAEKLLQLFGREGRVYFCNSGAEANEGAFKLGRLTGRRHMVATQGGFHGRTMGALALTGQPGKQEPFVPLPGEVTHVPYGDADALRAAVTTDTALLVIEPIQGENGVVVPPAGYLEAAREITEATGTLLVLDEVQTGIGRTGHWFEYLAHDGVQPDVVTLAKGLGGGLPLGATVAFGAAAELFKPGHHGTTFGGNPVACAAGRAVIDTIEAEGLLDNTKRAGEKLRDGIESPGHPLVRHVRGSGLLLGIVLTEPLAPKVQQAAQDAGFLVNAPAPDVVRLMPPLNVRDEEVDAFLGALSGILNKALEADGDERSGE; encoded by the coding sequence ATGAGCAACCAGGAGCTGACCGCGCGCTGGCGGGACGCACTCATGGACAACTACGGCACGCCGCGGCTGCCGCTGGTGCGCGGCGCGGGCACCAAGCTGTGGGACGCCGACGGCAAGGAGTACCTCGACTTCGTCGGCGGCATCGCGGTCAACGCCCTCGGCCATGCCCACCCGGCGATCGTGGAGGCCGTGAGCGCCCAGATCGGCGCGCTCGGTCACGTCTCCAACCTCTTCGTCGCCGAGCCGCCCGTCGCGCTCGCCGAGAAGCTGCTGCAGCTCTTCGGCCGTGAGGGCCGGGTGTACTTCTGCAACTCCGGCGCCGAGGCCAACGAGGGCGCGTTCAAGCTCGGCAGGCTGACCGGCCGCCGGCACATGGTCGCCACGCAGGGCGGCTTCCACGGCCGCACGATGGGCGCGCTCGCCCTCACCGGACAGCCCGGCAAGCAGGAGCCGTTCGTACCGCTGCCGGGAGAGGTCACGCACGTCCCCTACGGCGACGCGGACGCCCTGCGCGCGGCAGTGACCACCGACACCGCGCTCCTCGTCATCGAACCGATCCAGGGCGAGAACGGCGTCGTCGTGCCGCCCGCCGGCTATCTCGAGGCGGCCCGGGAGATCACCGAGGCCACCGGGACGCTCCTCGTCCTCGACGAGGTGCAGACCGGAATCGGCCGCACCGGCCACTGGTTCGAGTACCTGGCGCACGACGGCGTACAGCCCGATGTCGTCACGCTCGCGAAGGGTCTGGGGGGCGGGCTCCCGCTCGGCGCGACCGTCGCGTTCGGCGCCGCCGCCGAGCTCTTCAAGCCCGGTCACCACGGCACGACGTTCGGCGGGAACCCCGTCGCGTGCGCCGCGGGCCGCGCCGTGATCGACACCATCGAGGCGGAGGGCCTCCTCGACAACACCAAGCGCGCGGGCGAAAAGCTGCGCGACGGAATCGAGTCACCGGGACACCCGCTCGTACGGCATGTAAGGGGCTCGGGCCTCCTGCTGGGTATCGTGCTCACCGAGCCGCTCGCGCCGAAGGTGCAGCAGGCGGCTCAGGACGCCGGCTTCCTGGTGAACGCGCCCGCCCCCGATGTCGTACGGCTGATGCCGCCGCTGAACGTGCGCGACGAAGAGGTGGACGCGTTCCTCGGGGCCCTGTCCGGCATCCTGAACAAGGCTCTTGAAGCCGACGGGGACGAACGATCCGGAGAATGA
- the argB gene encoding acetylglutamate kinase: protein MSNPTARKHTALPKAQTLIEALPWLTRHRGKTVVIKFGGNAMVDEALKAAFAQDVVFLHHAGLKPVVVHGGGPQISKALDRHGIVSEFKAGLRVTTEDAMDVVRMVLAGQVQRELVGLLNQHGPLAVGLTGEDAHTITATKHQPRIEGELVDIGRVGEITEIDTGAIEALLADGRIPVVSSIARSQDDHHVYNVNADTAASALAAALGAETLMVLTDVEGLYEDWPNSDEVISRLTAKELEKLLPELASGMVPKMEGCLHAVRNGVETARVIDGRVQHSILLEIFTDEGIGTMVVPDDESTGTEGES, encoded by the coding sequence ATGAGCAATCCGACCGCGAGGAAACACACCGCGCTCCCCAAGGCCCAGACCCTCATCGAGGCGCTGCCCTGGCTGACCCGGCACCGCGGCAAGACCGTCGTCATCAAGTTCGGCGGCAACGCCATGGTCGACGAGGCGCTGAAGGCCGCCTTCGCCCAGGACGTCGTCTTCCTGCACCACGCGGGTCTCAAGCCCGTCGTCGTGCACGGCGGCGGACCGCAGATCAGCAAGGCCCTCGACCGGCACGGCATCGTCAGCGAGTTCAAGGCGGGCCTGCGCGTCACCACCGAGGACGCCATGGACGTCGTACGCATGGTGCTCGCCGGACAGGTGCAGCGCGAGCTCGTCGGACTGCTCAACCAGCACGGTCCGCTCGCCGTCGGCCTCACCGGCGAGGACGCCCACACCATCACCGCCACCAAGCACCAGCCCCGCATCGAGGGCGAACTGGTCGACATCGGCCGGGTCGGCGAGATCACCGAGATCGACACCGGCGCCATCGAGGCGCTGCTCGCCGACGGCCGCATCCCCGTCGTCTCCTCGATCGCCCGCTCCCAGGACGACCACCATGTCTACAACGTCAATGCTGATACGGCGGCTTCGGCACTCGCTGCGGCGCTTGGTGCCGAGACCCTGATGGTCCTCACCGACGTCGAGGGCCTCTACGAGGACTGGCCGAACTCCGACGAGGTCATCAGCCGCCTCACCGCCAAGGAGCTGGAGAAGCTCCTGCCCGAGCTGGCCAGCGGCATGGTCCCCAAGATGGAGGGCTGCCTGCACGCCGTCCGCAACGGCGTCGAGACCGCCCGCGTGATCGACGGACGCGTCCAGCACTCGATCCTGCTGGAGATCTTCACGGACGAAGGCATCGGCACGATGGTCGTGCCCGACGACGAGAGCACCGGCACTGAGGGGGAGTCATGA
- the argJ gene encoding bifunctional glutamate N-acetyltransferase/amino-acid acetyltransferase ArgJ: MSVTAAKGFTAAGIAAGIKENGNPDLALVVNTGPRLAAAGVFTSNRVKAAPVLWSEQVLKGGLVSAVVLNSGGANACTGPQGFQDTHATAEKVAEVLSVNAGEVAVASTGLIGVTLPMDKLLPGVDKAAGELSAHGGEKAAIAIKTTDSVHKTSVVTKDGWTVGGMAKGAGMLAPGLATMLVVLTTDADLEAGVLDRALRDATRLTFDRVDSDGCMSTNDTVLLLASGAAEVTPEYAEFADAVREVCADLGRQLIGDAEGASKDIKVDVVNAASEADAVEVGRSIARNNLLKCALHGEDPNWGRVLSAIGTTSAAFDPNQLNVAINGVWVCKNGSVGEDRELVDMRYREVVITADLAAGTESATIWTNDLTADYVHENSAYSS, translated from the coding sequence GTGAGTGTGACGGCAGCCAAGGGATTCACGGCGGCGGGCATCGCCGCCGGCATCAAGGAGAACGGCAACCCGGACCTGGCCCTCGTGGTCAACACCGGCCCCCGCCTGGCCGCCGCGGGCGTCTTCACTTCCAACCGCGTCAAAGCCGCCCCCGTCCTGTGGTCGGAGCAGGTCCTCAAGGGCGGCCTCGTCTCCGCCGTCGTCCTCAACTCCGGTGGTGCCAACGCCTGTACGGGACCGCAGGGCTTCCAGGACACGCACGCCACCGCCGAGAAGGTCGCCGAGGTGCTCTCCGTGAACGCGGGCGAGGTCGCCGTCGCGTCGACCGGACTCATCGGCGTGACCCTCCCCATGGACAAGCTCCTGCCGGGCGTCGACAAGGCCGCCGGTGAACTCTCCGCGCACGGCGGCGAGAAGGCCGCCATCGCCATCAAGACCACCGACAGCGTGCACAAGACGTCCGTGGTGACGAAGGACGGGTGGACCGTCGGCGGCATGGCCAAGGGCGCGGGCATGCTCGCCCCCGGCCTCGCCACGATGCTCGTCGTGCTGACCACGGACGCCGACCTGGAGGCCGGTGTCCTGGACCGTGCGTTGCGCGACGCGACCCGGCTCACCTTCGACCGCGTCGACTCCGACGGCTGCATGTCGACCAACGACACCGTGCTGCTGCTCGCCTCCGGAGCGGCCGAAGTCACCCCGGAGTACGCCGAGTTCGCAGACGCCGTCCGTGAGGTCTGCGCCGACCTCGGCCGCCAGCTCATCGGCGACGCCGAGGGCGCCAGCAAGGACATCAAGGTCGACGTCGTCAACGCCGCCAGCGAGGCCGACGCCGTCGAGGTGGGCCGCTCCATCGCCCGCAACAACCTCCTCAAGTGCGCTCTGCACGGCGAGGACCCCAACTGGGGCCGGGTGCTCTCCGCCATCGGCACCACCTCCGCCGCCTTCGACCCGAACCAGCTGAACGTCGCCATCAACGGCGTGTGGGTCTGCAAGAACGGCTCCGTCGGCGAGGACCGCGAGCTCGTCGACATGCGCTACCGCGAGGTCGTCATCACCGCCGACCTGGCGGCAGGCACCGAGTCCGCGACGATCTGGACCAACGACCTCACCGCGGACTACGTCCACGAGAACAGCGCGTACAGCTCATGA
- the argC gene encoding N-acetyl-gamma-glutamyl-phosphate reductase: MRVRAAVAGASGYAGGELLRLLLAHPEVEIGALTGNSNAGQRLGALQPHLQPLADRVLEPTTAEVLAGHDVVFLALPHGQSAAVAERLGPDVLVVDMGADFRLKDAGDWEKFYGSPHAGTWPYGLPELPGARAALAGAKRIAVPGCYPTAVSLALFPAYAADLVEPEAVIVAASGTSGAGKAAKPHLLGSEVMGSMSPYGVGGGHRHTPEIVQNLSAAAGAPVGVSFTPTLAPMPRGILATCSAKAKEGVTAESVRDAYAKAFADEPFVRLLPEGQWPATASVYGSNAVQIQVAYDETAGRVIAIGAIDNLTKGTAGGALQSMNIALGLDEATGLTTIGVAP; this comes from the coding sequence ATGAGGGTACGCGCAGCGGTGGCAGGAGCGAGTGGGTACGCGGGCGGCGAATTGCTGCGTCTGCTGCTCGCGCACCCCGAAGTCGAGATCGGTGCCCTCACCGGCAACTCGAACGCGGGGCAGCGCCTGGGCGCGCTGCAGCCGCATCTCCAGCCGCTCGCCGACCGGGTCCTGGAACCGACCACGGCGGAGGTCCTCGCCGGACACGACGTCGTCTTCCTCGCGCTGCCCCACGGGCAGTCCGCCGCCGTCGCCGAGCGGCTCGGCCCGGACGTCCTCGTCGTCGACATGGGCGCCGACTTCCGGCTGAAGGACGCGGGCGACTGGGAGAAGTTCTACGGGAGCCCGCACGCCGGAACCTGGCCCTACGGCCTGCCCGAGCTGCCGGGCGCACGCGCCGCGCTGGCGGGCGCCAAGCGCATCGCCGTGCCCGGCTGCTACCCCACCGCCGTCTCCCTCGCGCTCTTCCCCGCGTACGCCGCGGACCTCGTCGAGCCCGAAGCGGTGATCGTCGCGGCATCCGGCACCTCGGGCGCGGGCAAGGCGGCCAAGCCGCACCTCCTCGGCTCGGAGGTCATGGGCAGCATGTCCCCGTACGGCGTCGGGGGAGGGCACCGGCACACGCCCGAGATCGTCCAGAACCTCTCCGCCGCCGCGGGCGCCCCCGTCGGTGTCTCCTTCACGCCGACCCTCGCCCCGATGCCCCGCGGCATCCTCGCCACCTGCAGCGCGAAGGCCAAGGAAGGCGTCACCGCCGAGTCCGTGCGGGACGCGTACGCGAAGGCGTTCGCCGACGAGCCGTTCGTGCGGCTCCTCCCCGAGGGGCAGTGGCCCGCCACCGCCTCCGTGTACGGCTCGAACGCCGTGCAGATCCAGGTCGCGTACGACGAGACCGCCGGGCGCGTCATCGCCATCGGCGCCATCGACAACCTCACCAAGGGCACCGCGGGCGGCGCCCTGCAGAGCATGAACATCGCCCTCGGCCTCGACGAGGCCACCGGGCTCACTACGATCGGAGTCGCGCCGTGA
- a CDS encoding winged helix-turn-helix transcriptional regulator, whose product MIEAAVTAVTADEQDPGEDLGGGQYASDCRARVAFDVLSNRWDSVIVYILGESGPMRPRALLARIGGISPKVLNEALRRLEYNGLVVRQAYAEAPPRVDYSLTEAGTALLVPIRAMGAWAGRYTEAVLAAQDRFTSP is encoded by the coding sequence ATGATCGAGGCGGCGGTGACGGCGGTGACGGCGGACGAACAGGACCCGGGCGAGGATCTCGGGGGTGGCCAGTACGCCTCGGACTGCCGGGCGAGGGTGGCTTTCGACGTACTGTCGAACCGCTGGGACAGCGTGATCGTCTACATCCTCGGCGAGAGCGGGCCCATGAGGCCGCGTGCGCTGCTCGCCCGCATCGGCGGGATCAGCCCCAAGGTGCTCAACGAAGCCCTGCGCCGCCTCGAATACAACGGCCTGGTCGTACGCCAGGCGTACGCCGAGGCGCCGCCGCGCGTCGACTACTCCCTCACCGAGGCGGGCACCGCACTGCTGGTCCCGATCCGTGCGATGGGGGCATGGGCGGGCCGCTACACCGAAGCGGTCCTGGCCGCCCAGGACCGCTTCACCTCGCCGTGA
- a CDS encoding NADPH-dependent F420 reductase — MSVTPRTSRDTDDRSTHMRIGILGTGAMAGALGSAWVRAGHNVRVGGRDTGAAARTARLTGASGHGTLVEAAAHGEAVLIAVPADAAPRLAEELSHPLTGRTVIDCTVPMVPGADGPALATGGATSVARRIADAAPGARVVKAFGVCHESIWTLDRPAFEGAPLAVPFCTDQADAASRVAELIASMGCSPLPCGGLDRAVLLEATAVFAVGVWWSGAEARHAFPAPALAPGAVDD, encoded by the coding sequence CTGTCCGTCACACCTCGCACATCTCGCGACACGGACGACAGGAGCACGCACATGCGCATCGGCATTCTGGGCACGGGAGCGATGGCCGGCGCCCTCGGTTCGGCCTGGGTACGGGCCGGACACAACGTACGGGTGGGCGGCCGGGACACCGGGGCGGCCGCCCGTACCGCCCGGCTCACCGGCGCCTCCGGCCACGGCACCCTCGTCGAGGCCGCGGCCCACGGGGAGGCGGTACTGATCGCCGTACCGGCGGACGCCGCACCGCGGTTGGCCGAGGAGCTGTCCCACCCGCTCACCGGGCGGACGGTGATCGACTGCACCGTCCCGATGGTGCCGGGCGCGGACGGTCCGGCTCTGGCCACCGGCGGTGCCACCTCCGTCGCCCGGCGCATCGCGGACGCCGCCCCCGGCGCCCGGGTGGTGAAGGCGTTCGGCGTGTGCCACGAGAGCATCTGGACCCTGGACCGGCCTGCTTTCGAAGGGGCCCCGCTGGCGGTGCCGTTCTGCACGGACCAGGCGGACGCCGCGAGCCGGGTGGCGGAGCTCATCGCCTCCATGGGCTGCTCGCCCCTGCCCTGCGGCGGGCTGGATCGTGCCGTTCTGCTGGAGGCCACCGCCGTCTTCGCCGTCGGCGTCTGGTGGTCGGGCGCGGAGGCCCGCCATGCGTTCCCGGCTCCGGCCCTGGCTCCGGGGGCCGTCGACGACTAG